A part of Aegilops tauschii subsp. strangulata cultivar AL8/78 chromosome 2, Aet v6.0, whole genome shotgun sequence genomic DNA contains:
- the LOC120973854 gene encoding uncharacterized protein translates to MALPAIPNEILADIFLRLPTPRGSHPRLRRLRLLPPPRRRPRLPPALPQAPPSALLGFVDYRGFHPAEPPHPSAPAASAVASAADFDFKFPPDGDTDLDWTVREVRDGRVLLDRPRRHDELEPLFKEMVVCDPLHRQYLLLPPIPSDLAAPVVSQLLIERSCLAQCFLAPPSDDQMATATEETSFRVIWLVVLQTRPVALVFSSGTGQWQAPSRSESLPGFLLSTWKVWFVSRHYAHGCFDWVSGSCEKLLVLDIQRMEFSMADHPPCVRFRGDDVAIAEAGQGMTVMFVPKPDTDRRIYTVWRRSNGGSSAKWQMENETFSLDSGSLIKGAVGRHLLLYYVGSVSVKPGCYIRDVDTLQLERVCD, encoded by the coding sequence ATGGCCTTGCCGGCGATCCCTAACGAGATCCTGGCGGATATCTTCCTCCGCCTTCCCACCCCCAGAGGATCTCAtccgcgcctccgccgcctgcGTCTCCTTccgccgcctcgtcgccgacCACGCCTTCCTCCGGCGCTTCCGCAAGCTCCACCCTCCGCCCTCCTCGGCTTCGTCGACTACAGAGGCTTCCACCCCGCCGAACCGCCTCACCCCTCCGCGCCGGCGGCCAGCGCGGTCGCCAGCGCCGCGGACTTCGACTTCAAGTTCCCCCCCGATGGCGATACGGACTTGGACTGGACCGTGCGGGAAGTCCGCGACGGTCGCGTCCTCCTCGACAGACCCCGCCGCCACGACGAGCTCGAACCGCTCTTCAAGGAGATGGTGGTGTGCGACCCCCTGCACCGGCAGTACCTCCTGCTTCCCCCAATCCCCAGTGACCTAGCCGCTCCAGTGGTGAGCCAACTCCTGATAGAAAGGTCGTGCTTGGCCCAGTGCTTCCTCGCCCCTCCCAGCGACGACCAAATGGCAACCGCGACGGAGGAGACGTCATTCAGAGTGATCTGGCTGGTGGTGCTCCAGACCAGACCGGTGGCCCTCGTATTCTCCTCCGGCACAGGGCAATGGCAAGCCCCGAGTCGGAGCGAGTCGTTACCTGGCTTTTTGTTATCGACATGGAAGGTTTGGTTTGTGTCGCGCCATTATGCACATGGTTGCTTCGACTGGGTTTCAGGTTCATGTGAAAAACTGCTCGTGCTTGACATCCAGAGGATGGAGTTCTCCATGGCTGACCACCCACCCTGTGTCAGATTCCGGGGCGACGATGTGGCAATCGCGGAGGCAGGCCAAGGCATGACTGTGATGTTTGTGCCTAAACCGGACACAGATCGCCGTATTTATACTGTTTGGCGGCGAAGCAATGGTGGGAGTTCCGCCAAGTGGCAGATGGAGAATGAGACATTCTCGCTGGATTCTGGCTCCTTGATCAAGGGTGCGGTGGGGAGGCACTTGCTCCTATATTATGTTGGAAGCGTGTCGGTCAAGCCAGGTTGTTACATCCGGGATGTCGACACTTTGCAGCTTGAGAGGGTGTGTGATTGA
- the LOC109775412 gene encoding eukaryotic initiation factor 4A-III homolog B isoform X1, translating into MAAAGSSRRGPMDDDKLTFETSAGVDVVGSFDAMGIREDLLRGIYGYGFEKPSAIQQRAVVPIIAGRDVIAQAQSGTGKTSMVSLSVCQVIDTNIHEVQALILSPTRELATQTERVMQAVGNYMSVSVHACVGGKSIGEDIRKLEAGVHVVSGTPGRVCDMIKRRTLRTRAIKLLVLDEADEMLTRGFKDQIYDVYRYLPPELQVVLISATLPHDILEITSKFMTDPVRILVKRDELTLEGMKQFFVAVEKEEWKFDTLCDLYDTLTITQAVIFCNTKRKVDWLTERMRTNNFTVSAMHGDMPQKERDAIMSEFRSGTTRVLITTDVWARGLDVQQVSLVINYDLPNNRELYIHRIGRSGRFGRKGVAINFVRKDDIRILRDIEQYYSTQIDEMPMNVADLI; encoded by the exons AtggcggcggcgggctcctccAGGCGCGGGCCGATGGACGACGACAAGCTGACCTTCGAGACCTCGGCGGGGGTGGATGTCGTGGGAAGCTTCGACGCGATGGGCATCCGCGAGGACCTGCTCCGCGGCATCTACGGCTACGGCTTCGAGAAGCCCTCTGCCATCCAACAGCGCGCCGTCGTCCCCATCATCGCCGGCCGCGACGTCATCGCCCAGGCCCAGTCCGGCACCGGCAAGACCTCCATGGTCTCCCTCTCCGTCTGCCAGGTCATCGACACCAACATCCACGA GGTGCAAGCATTGATACTGTCACCAACTAGGGAACTGGCCACACAAACAGAGAGGGTGATGCAAGCTGTTGGGAACTACATGAGTGTCTCTGTGCATGCCTGTGTCGGTGGCAAAAGTATCGGTGAGGATATTAGGAAGCTTGAGGCTGGAGTGCATGTTGTTTCAGGAACCCCAGGCAGAGTATGTGATATGATCAAGAGAAGGACCTTGCGCACAAGAGCCATCAAGCTCCTAGTCCTG GATGAAGCCGATGAGATGTTGACCAGAGGTTTTAAGGATCAGATCTATGATGTCTACAGATACCTCCCCCCAGAACTTCA GGTTGTCTTGATCTCTGCAACTCTGCCCCATGACATCTTGGAGATAACTAGCAAGTTCATGACTGATCCAGTCAGGATCCTTGTAAAGCGTGATGAGTTGACCCTAGAG GGCATGAAACAATTCTTTGTTGCTGTTGAGAAGGAAGAGTGGAAGTTTGATACGCTGTGCGATCTTTATGATACACTGACCATCACCCAGGCTGTCATTTTCTGCAATACTAAGAGAAAG GTGGATTGGCTTACTGAAAGGATGCGCACCAACAACTTTACAGTATCAGCTATGCATGGTGACATGCCTCAAAAGGAAAGGGATGCGATTATGAGTGAGTTCAGGAGTGGCACGACCCGTGTTCTGATCACAACAGATGTTTGGGCTCGAGGGCTGGATGTTCAGCAG GTCTCTCTTGTCATTAATTATGATCTCCCGAATAATCGTGAGCTTTACATCCATCGCATCGGTCGCTCTGGGCGTTTTGGGCGCAAG GGTGTGGCGATCAACTTTGTGCGCAAGGACGACATCCGCATCCTGAGGGACATTGAGCAGTACTACAGCACGCAGATCGATGAGATGCCGATGAACGTCGCCGATTTGATCTGA
- the LOC109775412 gene encoding eukaryotic initiation factor 4A-III homolog B isoform X2, protein MAAAGSSRRGPMDDDKLTFETSAGVDVVGSFDAMGIREDLLRGIYGYGFEKPSAIQQRAVVPIIAGRDVIAQAQSGTGKTSMVSLSVCQVIDTNIHEVQALILSPTRELATQTERVMQAVGNYMSVSVHACVGGKSIGEDIRKLEAGVHVVSGTPGRVCDMIKRRTLRTRAIKLLVLDEADEMLTRGFKDQIYDVYRYLPPELQITSKFMTDPVRILVKRDELTLEGMKQFFVAVEKEEWKFDTLCDLYDTLTITQAVIFCNTKRKVDWLTERMRTNNFTVSAMHGDMPQKERDAIMSEFRSGTTRVLITTDVWARGLDVQQVSLVINYDLPNNRELYIHRIGRSGRFGRKGVAINFVRKDDIRILRDIEQYYSTQIDEMPMNVADLI, encoded by the exons AtggcggcggcgggctcctccAGGCGCGGGCCGATGGACGACGACAAGCTGACCTTCGAGACCTCGGCGGGGGTGGATGTCGTGGGAAGCTTCGACGCGATGGGCATCCGCGAGGACCTGCTCCGCGGCATCTACGGCTACGGCTTCGAGAAGCCCTCTGCCATCCAACAGCGCGCCGTCGTCCCCATCATCGCCGGCCGCGACGTCATCGCCCAGGCCCAGTCCGGCACCGGCAAGACCTCCATGGTCTCCCTCTCCGTCTGCCAGGTCATCGACACCAACATCCACGA GGTGCAAGCATTGATACTGTCACCAACTAGGGAACTGGCCACACAAACAGAGAGGGTGATGCAAGCTGTTGGGAACTACATGAGTGTCTCTGTGCATGCCTGTGTCGGTGGCAAAAGTATCGGTGAGGATATTAGGAAGCTTGAGGCTGGAGTGCATGTTGTTTCAGGAACCCCAGGCAGAGTATGTGATATGATCAAGAGAAGGACCTTGCGCACAAGAGCCATCAAGCTCCTAGTCCTG GATGAAGCCGATGAGATGTTGACCAGAGGTTTTAAGGATCAGATCTATGATGTCTACAGATACCTCCCCCCAGAACTTCAG ATAACTAGCAAGTTCATGACTGATCCAGTCAGGATCCTTGTAAAGCGTGATGAGTTGACCCTAGAG GGCATGAAACAATTCTTTGTTGCTGTTGAGAAGGAAGAGTGGAAGTTTGATACGCTGTGCGATCTTTATGATACACTGACCATCACCCAGGCTGTCATTTTCTGCAATACTAAGAGAAAG GTGGATTGGCTTACTGAAAGGATGCGCACCAACAACTTTACAGTATCAGCTATGCATGGTGACATGCCTCAAAAGGAAAGGGATGCGATTATGAGTGAGTTCAGGAGTGGCACGACCCGTGTTCTGATCACAACAGATGTTTGGGCTCGAGGGCTGGATGTTCAGCAG GTCTCTCTTGTCATTAATTATGATCTCCCGAATAATCGTGAGCTTTACATCCATCGCATCGGTCGCTCTGGGCGTTTTGGGCGCAAG GGTGTGGCGATCAACTTTGTGCGCAAGGACGACATCCGCATCCTGAGGGACATTGAGCAGTACTACAGCACGCAGATCGATGAGATGCCGATGAACGTCGCCGATTTGATCTGA